In Mugil cephalus isolate CIBA_MC_2020 chromosome 11, CIBA_Mcephalus_1.1, whole genome shotgun sequence, the genomic window TATGTAAAGAATGCTGCCATGACTTCACATGCGCGACCTTTGCACCCACAGCCTTTCCCCGGCCGCCCAAACACACGGATAGACTAATATAAACCTTTATTGTGGCTCTTATCAAAAATGTAGCATAGACAGCAAAACGCGTCAAACTGCCTGGACTTTTTCGATGCAGAACACTTGACCAGATCATGGTGACATACAGGTTAATAGTAATTAGGTGGCTTTTTAAAACGAACTTAGAACCACTAAACAGGCAgagttttatggttttatgacAGGCCTAATAACCGTCTTAAACATGGGTTATAAATGTATTGGTCATTGCCGTAGTCATGCCAGCATATTTAAGCCGTGTATTTATTAGCAGAACTATTTCCTACAGTTAAAAACAACCAGAAGTTCTTCTGTTCTAGGTGAGTGCCAGCAGCAAGATGGCAAGATGTTCGGAATCAAGTCTCGCGTCACAATCCTTATCTTATCAATAACACATAGGCGTTTTCTTACCCTCCTGGCCGCGAACACCCACGGAACAGACGCTTACAGTGATCCAGAAACCGGCAACAAGAGACTTCACCGCATCTCCGATGGTTTCACACTTCGCGAGCATGATTCCCAGCGCTCAGCGCCAAAGAAGCGTAAGGTGCATGCCTCGATGGCTCGAGGTCCTGGCTGGAATAAAAAAGTTAGAGCACAAAGTACTGGATATATTTACTATTGGCCACGAGTCTTAAACTCGACTTCCCATTGGTCCTCCTGGGATGTCGATCAGAGGACACCAAACATTCCATTCCCAAATAGGGGCGGGGCTAATTCttaggtgcgtgtgtgtgtgcgcgcgcgcgcgtgtacCGATCTGAGACTAGCCACTGGCACTcttaatactactactactaataatactaGTTTACACTCGTCTGCGATGATGTCAACACTGAGCCTTAGTCTAAGAAGGCCACAGGCGACTGTATTTTGAGAGGTTCGtaattaaaagtattaaaagcagcacttttttttttttaaacacatcgACCGTGGGCCCCATCGACACACCTTAGCTCAAACTCACTGCGAGCTCTGCCACCTTCTGGTGGAATAcaggcaacaacaaaaatacaacggGCAACTACTTTCTGCAGCGTTCGTGGCACTACAAACCCAAATCACAAAGCCAGGCAAATGACAACTTttaaaaacgacaacaacagtGCGCGCGTACGAGTTTAAAATCTTCCCCAGGGAGAAACTTTCATTCAACGTTTCAATGGTTGTGGTGCGTGAAATATGTTGCCGAGGCGTCCAGGCCGTGCACTGCTATTCCAACCGGGCCACATAAGAGCAGTCTGACCGATTTACACATCGCGTGCGAACTAACCGCTTCTCGTGACAGCGGCACAGATGCTTCTCAGGCAAACACAGGCTTCACTGCAGGAAGTGGAACCAAGCAGCAGCACGGcgcatgctctctctctctgacaaaCGGAGGATGAATTATCTCCTGCTGTAAAACGGTGAGTAAAAGTACAATAGAATTGTCTTCCGCGGGTCAGCTGGgtaagtgcgtgtgtgtgttttagagttttagtttttttgtgaacCCTTTCCTGGGACAGGAGCGCGCTtggccggtgtgtgtgtgtgggtgcgcgCTGCCGCACCGACAGACGTCAGCTCCAGTGGGTgaaggagggtgaggaggacacGCAACTGTCCGTGCAGGAGTTTTTCGGCGATCCAGCAAAAAAAGGGCTTCTTGATATAATGTGGAATATGTTTATGTAGTGCGCTGCTTTGCTTCTCTGCGAGGGGATGATCCTAAAAGAGAGTTTGTAAATTAACTTCTTCTccgtttctttctgttttatctgtgttGTTGTAGGCGGCTTCATCTTCTGCTTGTGAAAAGATTATTATGGACAGAACCAATGTTTTAACTTTGTATATATTCTTAATCTGAGtggattttatttactttgttgttATATGTACAGTCCAGTGGTGAGTTTATTCACATGTTACCCGTCTGCTAAATCTGCTGTATATTTGCCAACATCTATAACACATTTCCCTACATCATAATGTAGCTGTAACCCTTTCATGAATTGTAGCATACACCTCATTTATATTCTACATGACGGCAGGCACGAGAGTTAGCGGTCCTCTAAGACTGATATCATCTGCAATGTGCTTAATACGAATTTGGTTACAGtattatatttgcatttaatccacttttcttttattgatgGGAAACGCGGTGCCATTAATGCATAGTTGATTTTTACATAACATTTCTGATATGATCTGATATGAAAATATTCCTGTACCTATTATATTTCTTCACCTTTACAGTTATAGCTTCTCAGCCCAGGTTTTCATTTGAAATTGTAAATGTCTCTCCCCATCATCCAGGACACTCATGTACTCTGAGGATTATGTCGCTTTAAGCCCAGTATCTATGATATTTGCATGCCAGGAAAGACAGTTGGGGGAGGATGTCGctgacttgtgtgtgtgcattaaatTGCGTGATTGCATGCTTGTGTGCGATTTGGATGTCAACACGCGTGCTCTACCCTCTGTGTGCGCAGCTCTGCGGGGAGGGGGTGATGGCGGGGGCTGAGGTCACCGTGTCTTCAGGGGAACCGGTGATGCCGgtgaaagaagaggagagcgcCAATCATAAGGCCCAAGTCATCCTGCACCTGCAGCCCATCCTGCACGGGTAACACGGACTACGTCTTCAAAGCTTCTTTTTCCGTTTGTTGTGTGATTCAATAAGTAGGCAAATATTAGTGTAATTAGATTTACATAAACgtatagacattttttttttctgtgcagtaATAACGTTTTCCCCAATGCTCGTTGCTTATATTTGGAAAATAGTCATACAAAAAAGTATGGACACGCTGCAGCTATTCTCAGATTTCACTGTTGAATTTTAGAACAATTTCTCTCTCAAGTCGCTTAAGTTATATTTTTCTGTGGGGATTTGTCGCCCTCTGCAGGGAAAGTGATGACATTGCAGACACTGGCACTACAGTGTTGGCCATTGAGACGCATCATGGTAAGTGGCACAAGACATTTATTCctcacagcaaaacaaaatcgACAAATTGCCTCTATATAGTAGCTGTAATATGTTCTCTAATTAAATATTCACAGTGTACTTTAAGCTGCTTTGACAGAGCAGCTTAAAGAGCCTGTGGTGGATttgatgacttttattttcattctgttaTCTTGTACATTTGTGAACGAATGCAGTTGTGCCAGTGCAGGTGCTCAGTGTTTCATTGTGTAACATTCAGATGAAAGTAAAGCCGAGGGAGAGGAAATTGAATACGGCTACCCCATCACCTGTGGAGACAGCAGGGCGGTGCTGCTGTTTAAGAAGTTTGTTTGCCCAGGAATCAACGTCAGATGTGTCAAGGTAAGCTGAAATGTTTAATGTGAACTGTGTGAACCGCCAGTGCAGATCCTCGgtcgtccaggtcatgttaCATCTAAGACAAAGGAAAGTGGAGTTGTTTGAGTTTGCTTGAAGTTTCTCCAGTTTCCACTCACCCAAGAAGCCTGTTCAGTTCTAAttcaaaaatgagaaaaagcggtggagctgaggcagcaggTGACGCCGAGCATGTGACGGCACCCGCCTGTCATTCAAAGCAGAGGAAAGGAAGTGAAGATGCCACGTGGATGAGTGATGAAACAGCTTTAAGACGACTCAGACAAGTctagctgcctttgttttagcttagcattagacCATTCTGAAAGTTTCTCTTCACGTTTTGTcaatttcctttgttttattactTGGTGCCTTTGTATTTGTATGAGTTTTCATGAGTATGAATCGTGTTTTTACAGTTCAATGACCAACTCATCAGTCCTAAGCAGTTCGTTCACCTGGCAGGAAAAGCTACTTTGAAGGACTGGAAGAGAGCCATCAGACTGGGAGGGGTTATGCTCAGGTAGATTttacaacttaaaaaaaaaaaacatcatcctgtcctctttttcctcttataACAGTTGTTTAACAGTTGCTAATTGCAAATTCCTTTGAGATCCCTTTATATTCTGTTAGGTTGAATTCAAAGTCTCAGACATGATGAAAACTCCCCAACTTATCTCACGCTCGTATAATTTATGGGTCTGTGTTTGCCAGTACATTCCAGAGGTAAACTGTAAGCAGCATCATTGTGATAACAGGATAAAATCACACGCTCGAGCTGCCAAGTGATCCTTTTCACCCCTTTATCAAGTTTGCACTTGTTGTCGGAGTTACTGCGAGGCAGTGTGCAAAACCTAATAGGCAGTATCGGACgcgttcctcttcctccccccggAGGCCAGATCAATGTGTCAAACAAACCGCAGGGAAGCGATCGGGATTCAGTCCTAATATACCTCAGCAGCTGCGTAGCGCAAATATTTTCTTGCGCTGTTTTAACCTGTTTCTCCCCGTGCAGGAAAATGATGGACTCGGGCCAGATAGACTTCTACCAGCACGACACTGTATGCAGCAACACCTGCCGCAGCACCAAATTTGATGTGCTGATCAACAGCACGCGGCTTCCTTCAGGGACCTCTGTGCAACCAAGCCTGTCGAGCCTGGCTATTGACCCTGCTGGAGGACAGGTGCCTCCCTTGGCAGGTAGATTTCAGCTGGCATTTACAGTTTGttgtctcccccccccccccctccttcacATATGCTTGAGCTGCTGTTGTGTCACCGAGCTGACACCGACTCAAAACGTTTGAGGCGCCTTGGATGTAATTCATATGCAATAACGAAACTTATGATTTATTTTCCCGGACTTCATTTTGGTGAACTTCCCACTGCTTACTCACATCCTGTTTCATTACAGCGTGTGATCTGTTCCCATTTCAGCAGATGCGCATAATGCGGCGGAGGTGGGGGAGCCTTTGGATGGGGACAAGTTAAGCGCGGAGTGGGGCGCCGATCCCCCTCGGCTCGCGAACCCCGCGACAGCCAATGGGCACTCTGCCAAGAGGAAGAGGCCTGACGCTCCCGGTAAATACAAGAATGCATGTTTGGTTGCTCGTTGAATGGCTTGAAAAAGACGGAGGTGATTGGTGTAAAGGACTCACAAATGACTTTGGTGAAAGTACATGTCGTATAGGGACTTTTGAGGCTAAATCCTGACTCCAGTGTCTTAGCGTTCATTCCATAATATGACAATATGACGGCAAAATCTCACACAGCAGTAAATCTGTATCAGCTTATACAGTTTGCTATAAGCTTTGTAAGAATTTTATTCACTGATGGTATTGATCGGCTCAATAAGGTTCACGCTCTCAagtaacttttttaaaaatgacactaTATGCGTGCTACGGGAGGATGCACTGACCCTCCGTCCTCAAGGGACCGCGCGTTTGTAAGCCGTTCACTATAATGGATTTACACGGGTCATCCATCAGTCTCCTGTGTCAGCCCCTCTTGCAGCCATAGCTgcttgaccccccccccccaactggTGAACCTCTGAATCTGCAGCAGTGGGATGTTCTGTCGTTCCTGCAGACTGTCCTTAAAAAGTTGCTGACCACAGGCGGGCAGAGAGTCATGTCCCTTTATATTACCCTCACAGGCATCTGACATTTCTGAGATTGCGGGGACCTAAGCTCTGATTTAAGGGCTTTTAAAGGTGACCTGATTAAGCATTGTTCCAGACGGCCCACAGTAGGTAAAATAGCCCCGGGGTGACGCATGGTAAATTGCAATGCGCCACTGCACACGCGGTATTGCTTGTCATCGAGGCTTAAAACAAATCGACAATTCGCAGTGTGCACACTCAGCTCACAGCCCTCGCCCTCCATCTACGCAAATGTGTCGTACATTCCTGACACGGACGGATAAGTTAATTTAACGCTGTAAACAGGATCCGGACTATTTTCACTTGGTATATTGCGTTTCTCCTGACAGACCTTTAAGCAAACATGAAAGTGCGCACATCTCTCACGGGATAAGTTGTCGATCACACCTGACATTTTATCGCTCCCGCGCACTCAGCTTGCGTTTCCCGCAGTTTTGCAGGGATCCCAAGTACTTTTTTATTCTGCCATGAATCTGCcccgctccctctcttcttGGAGCGCCTCGTCTCTAACCTATTTTCCGGCTCATTCCTGACTACGCCTCTATCGCCCATTTGACACCCCCTCTTCGAGTGCTCCACCTCTCCCATTTCCTTTATCTCCttatatctttttttcattGCCTCTGCAACCTTGACATCAGCCGCGTTATCCTGTCCACTTTATTGCTCTTTCAATGCTTCACCTCTCTTTCGAAtctcatttcttatttatttagctttccCATTTTCCAATGCGcttgaccttttctttttttttctttttttttttaaccagtctCTCCCTCAGCGCGCATCAGATCGCATACAATCACACCCAACACTTCATTGATGGTGCCTAAACGCCCCTCCTCCAGATTTCTGTGTCTCTTACCCCTCGtataaaaaggaaagagaaactCATACTTTACATGCAGTAATAATGTCCTAATGTCCTTCTTTAGATGGAGTACTGAAGCTATGGAGGGGTGTGGCAGACTCTGGGATGATGGGCGAGGTCCTGTCCACTCTGCACACGGAACTGATCACCACTTTCAGGGGGGTGGAGCTTCGCTGTGAGAAGGCCAACCTGCAGGAGACGGGTAAGCTCCAGCAACGGGACCCGTCTAATCTTTGGATCGGTAAAACGCCAAAGGGAATTCCAATGAAATCCAACTAACACAGATTCTTTATTTAAAGTAACTTGTTAAACGTCAGAATTAACTTTGAGCAAACCAAGAAAATCGAATCCGTTTGAGCCCGGTGGCTGACTTGTCGTTACTCTGTTCTGTCAGATGCCATCATACTGAATTCCTTGTGTGACATGTTTGGACTTTTGGACCCAGTGAAGCAAGCTCTGGACCTGAGGCGCAGCCAGAACGAAGGGAACAAAGTCAATAACGGCGCTGATGGTGAGACAGCTGTCAAATCCAACATACACAGCGCACACAGTCAGGTCCCAGAGGACCGTAATAACTCAtatcttgtttttgtgtagtGTTGGATGAGATTGTGGAGAACCAGAAGAAGCAAAGTTGCAATAAAAGCGCACCTTGCAGAAACTCATCCTCTAAACACCTCCGACCTCATGGCCAGTCAAACAGCCGCGGCTCGCCGTCCCCCATCCAAACGAGCTCGTTGATCCAGCCGCTATCTGCTGCCGGCTTATCTGCCGCGTCCTACGCTCAGCTCGCAATAAACCCTCATCTCTTCACCCATTTCTCTAATATCGCCGGCCGGCGCCACCGCGCCGGAGCTGACAGGACAGACAGATATTGCCACGGCGTCGCGCCGGAGAGGGAGCGGGAAATCAATGAGGCGGGGAACCGGGATGAGGCTTGCCGGCTGGGACGGGAGGGCAGCGAAGAAGAGGACACCTCAGGGATCCGCGAGGAATCCGCACAAAGGACCGGAGAGTTTCGGGACGGCTCTCTCGTCAGAAGTGAGGAGCtagaggagacagaaagactGCGTGACATTGAACAAATGATTATAGGGAGAAAAGCATCAAAGAAGCATAAAAGTAAGTGAGCCAGAGGGATTCTGCGGGACGAATCGCGGGCAATTGTGCCCGAGAGTAAAAGAAGACACAGTGGTGGGAAACGGTTAAAAAGCTGAATTACTTTGTCAAACTTTCTCTTGTATGTTCAAATATATACAGGAGGTGGTTTTGCTGTGGTCCCTGCAGTGGTTTTACAAGCACATTATCAAACACATCTTAAAGTAAAGGTGGGAACACACCCATTAAGGGACATATTGAGGGACACACTGGTGAGGAGACTGTTCAGACCACATTTTAAGGGACTGGGGCGCTTAGGAACAGACTCTTTATGTGGGTGAGCACACGGTGTTTCCCAGACATGTTGACCGACTGCTCACCCGACATTCCCCCCATAAACAGAGTCGtgtctcattcattcaaagaatacatgaatatattataaaatacataatGCTTTGCAGTACGGTGGCATTATTCTGTGGCTCATCTCATTTACTGAGATTTCACTGagcaaaaaaaacttttcactGAGACAATAATCCGTGGTTATGTTGAAGACAATCGTTAGCTGCAGCCCAAAAACCCAAAGTtatttctcgtttttttttttggatatgttACGACCAGACAGCAGGCAAATGTGAAGTAACTCAAAATGTTTCCAAATTACTAAAGACTGGATTCAAACGTCTGTAAATATGACATCTGATTCTTTGCCCCTCGCCAAAAAGGTGGCCGGTAGCTTTTTCTTAAACTCAACGCTTTTTCTTAATATTTGTCATTGAATATACTTGTTGTTTGAGTTGAACGTGTGTTTTGAATTTTACATAATCTGGATTTTGTAAACTGCATCTCGCTCAGGCTTGTGTTTAGTCCCCGAGGGTCTAATGATGCCTCAGACCAGATCTATGCACCAGACTCACAGCCTGAAGGagacattatttttcatttctgtccgTGCAGACTATTTAAACTCTTTAATATGCACAGTTGATTTTTTACGGAACACGGTCCTCTTTCATGTGCTGCAAATGCAGAACCCATTAATTTCCTTACCCTCTCTTTGTTATAGGAACAGGAGAAAGTGTGATTAAGAAGTGGCACTAAAGGTCCGCGATGTCCTCGCGAGATAATGAACACGtttcaaataaattcaaatttaaactttCCGCTtaactttctgttgttttctgtttgtcaccTAATGGAAATcgtccttttttccccccattccACAATGCTTCACAAGTTCCACCTGGCAGATAAAAGTGTAGTAGcagttttcttctctgtgtgaaTCGCTATTTGTGGACTTGTTGAGCGCCGTTCCGCGTGCCAAGGCTGCGTGATAGACAGCGACGGTTCGCCTTTGACAGCTTCTCTCAGAACTGTGATGATATGTTATTATCAATTCATGCGCAACACAGCTCGTGCAGATGCAGTTGTCTGCGAGGCGCCGCGAGCGTCGGGCTGATAAAATGACTTTCATCGCGGCGCAGCTCTCGGCATCTCTGCTGACACCTGTCCTGCGGTCGGATTTGAACGCATCCCATTAGGTTCGCTGCGAATTAAGCAATCATGCAGTTGAGCGGGTTCTGGCCAAAATACTCCCTTGTTTTGGAATAAATTACCGCTCTGCACTACCGTGGCACAAAAAACGTCCACCGTGCATCAAGCAGGTGTAATTACAGGTGTTTGCTTGACATACTTCGCCCTCCTTTGGTTTAATTAAGTAATTTGCTGAGCAGTGCATCGCTCGTTTGTCACTCGTGCTAACAACATCAGAGCAACAGGCTCTCATGTTGGAAACCTTAGATGCTTCTGTTTGGCCGCCTTTAATTTAATGTTGACTTGCCAGCaacaaaatgaatgatgaagaGCCCGCGTAATGGCATCTTGATTCAGTTTGGAGTTCTGCAGCTACACATGTCAGCTTGATTACATTTAACACGGGGAGGAAGTGCAGTGACATCAGCCCCCTGCAAGATGTTTAATCTGAAACCTGAATCTCAATACAATGCTTCGGTGTGCAATAATTCATAGCCAAACGCACACCTCCGTTGTTTTTACACGCGCTATACACGACGGTGACATGGCAACCCCGCAAATGCTGCGTGTGTGTCAAGTCCCTTCATGTGGTTTTCTAtagctttgtgtttgcatttaaatttgCACATGTCATAGAATCAAAGACAGATTTCTGCAATCCTGTTTGTCGAAGATCCGCCGACATGTATGAGGAGGTGCgagtggagggggaaaaaaaacgtaaCGTCGAATGCAAATTCAGTGCTCACAATGTGACAGAGTGTCTAATGTATGGAGAAATATGCTGTGCATTTGACAGGGGTAGGCGTGAAGACACGCGGAAGTGTCTGTCCCGAGTGAATATGTGACTAACTAAAGTTGTAAAGCTGCTGCTAAcatgagaatgaaaaaaaaacaaaaacaaaacaccttcAGAATTCATCATTTATCCTACACatcgatcaggcacaacattatgaccacctccccgATGTTGTGCTTCTAAAACTGATGCGACTGGATGGTTGTGATGGAGGTGGGCCTtttgaaggtgtcctgtggcggCTGTAGGATGTGAGGGCCTTTGGGTCGTATGGGTCacggggaggggtctctgtggatcaggcttattcaggtgcatcctacagatacgatcagttgatcagtttgggatctattcagtttggaggccaggtcatcaccttgtggtgtttttctcGTCTTTTGAGTTTCACCTAAACAGttttctgcatcctgctgggggtggcttctgccctcaaggagtgtcattgctatggggtgggggtacctggtctggtctaggtttgtgctacatgtctaagtaacatccacataaatccCAGGTCCAATAGGTAGTCAACGTTATTTGCTTcttctgtcactggttttaatgttttggctcatttCAAGAGATGAGAATCTTTGGAAAGTGTTTCATTAGACTTACGTTTAAAACTCAACAGTAATGggcaaataataaataacgggtatttctttatttagtcGCTGACTCCGCCCATAATCTGTTTCAGACGAGTAAAGATTAAATCTGATTATAATTTAAAAGAAGCTCTCAGACGATCTGAACATTGTCCATTCGTTATCTATGATCACTCACCCTGTAGAGCAcgggtgtcaaacatgcagccTGCCAGAGGGTCTAGTCTGGCCCACAGCATGGATttgcaaactgcaaaaaatgACATAGAGGATTTTTCAGTGAAAAGGAAGTTACTCCTAATGTATCCACTGAGACCCAGGTCTAAACAGCAGACGCCAGCGTGGCCAAATTTAACTTCATTTAGAAGGATTActattaaatttaaacattctCCCAATTTACTTCATCttttcactaaaacaaatgggggtgagggtggggtgggagggTATGGAGCCCATTTCGACTGGCATCTGGAGGAAGGTACACCGTGGACAGGGCCCCAGTCCATCGCAGAGAGACATGCACAACCGTGGCCAAATTGGAATCGCCAATCATTCCAACATGAGCGGCCTCTGGACTGCTGGGAGGAGCCCGAGGAGCACATACAGGCACAGGGAGATCAAGAACAGAGCCGGGAGGTTGACCTCAAACCTGTACAGTGAAGCTAATTgtcattttcacattaaaaatcaGGTTTGCAGTTCAAACATTAAAGAGGAGGAACCGCACTGGAGAGGGAACTGAAAGTCCTCTCGGTTCTCATGAACACACAAGCCTcggagcgcgcacacacacagagagagagagagagagagagagagagagagagagagagagagagagagagagagagagagagagagagggagagagagagagagagagagagagagagagagagagagagagagagagagagagagagagagagagtctgggGTTTTGCTTGGCCAAGGTTTGAATACCACAGTGTCGTTGCCGCGTGTGGCCGCTTGGAGGCGCCCGCCTCATACTCGCCGCGCTCGTCTGCGGGGAAGTGGAGGCTGGGAAGGAAAAGTGGGCTTGGGAAAGAAATCTCTCCCCTGAACTGTTTACCCTGACGTCAGTTTGCAGAACTAGCTCTGCCCTGTCTCCCTCAGCGTCTCCGAAACTCCACTCCGGTCAGAATTGGGGGGGAATAGATGGGCTCCGCTGCTCCGTTGCCACTCGCTCGCCCGGATCCCACGGagtgaatgaaatgttttccccCGCACATTTAAAGTGGACTAAAACATCTACACGATGAACACCTGCGCTTTTCTGTTGATTTTGGCTGTTCAGATCTACGCCGACGGCATCGAGGGGCCAACAGGTAAGACGCGCGTTCTTCCTCGTTCTCCTAAACGCAGTTGGGAAGTTTTTAAAATGCGGATGAAACTCCGTTAAAAGCAAAAGAGGAGCTAGTCTGGTGAGAGATGCCAACTTTGCGAGGCTGTTCCTCAACACGTTTCTGCGTTTATCTGCTGCGTACTGCCTCATCCCGTGACTTACCAGCGgcgcaaaataaaaaagagagcaCGAAATGAGTATTTAATAACTTTGTGAACTGAAGCGTTAAGTTTTATTGGTGGAGgcttaaggaaaaaaaaattgctcatGTAGAAGGACTGCGTATTAGTGCTCTGTGGGGAAAAGATCCCATTTCCCCAAACAACAGCCCCTCTGCCTGCTTCTTGCTTTCTGTTTTGCCTTTTCAAGGCGCCAGGTAGCCTCAAGGTGAGGTCCAAAGTTACACGCCGGTTCATTCGCGGTGAAAACACTTTGCTTGGAGCGAGAAATGGAGAAACGGTCGGCTATTATATCAATATTTTCGAGCAGGAATCCTCACAGCTTGAACCAATCTGTGATGACATCCAGAGGCTGGAGCTCCTGCACACTGGCGTCAAGTTGCAGAGCTGATTCTTTCCTCGGTGTCTGCTTaaaagttcacatttttttttttaggaggtTTGTGGAGGCTGCAGCCCTTTTTTTCCTGGAGCCTGGGGGATAGTGGATGCATTGCTCTGCTGGATTCCTCTGGTCCTggatggtgatttttttttctttgctgcaggATGCTAATAAACCAGTCCCAAATCTTCCAGAATTAGACCAAAAACTAAATTTGAATCTTCAAAGcttccccttttcctgttttgtgagCGAGCCAGCAGGATATTAACGTGTCAaggttgtgttttctcttaAGTCAAAGGATCCAGattgttaaaaatgttgagttttccCTTCCATTTTAAGTTTGCAGCCTATATACATCTTCCCAAAAGAAAGCACGATCCCAGAAACTAAACATGAGTCAGGCCGTTTCAAATTCCTGTTTCCAAAACCAGCTTTCATTCGTTGAGTTCAGCTTAAACAATGTAGCAGCAGAGCggtgttttgaatgtttttctttttttttgtata contains:
- the LOC125016326 gene encoding glucocorticoid modulatory element-binding protein 1-like isoform X3, coding for MSLTCVCALNCVIACLCAIWMSTRVLYPLCAQLCGEGVMAGAEVTVSSGEPVMPVKEEESANHKAQVILHLQPILHGESDDIADTGTTVLAIETHHDESKAEGEEIEYGYPITCGDSRAVLLFKKFVCPGINVRCVKFNDQLISPKQFVHLAGKATLKDWKRAIRLGGVMLRKMMDSGQIDFYQHDTVCSNTCRSTKFDVLINSTRLPSGTSVQPSLSSLAIDPAGGQVPPLAADAHNAAEVGEPLDGDKLSAEWGADPPRLANPATANGHSAKRKRPDAPDGVLKLWRGVADSGMMGEVLSTLHTELITTFRGVELRCEKANLQETDAIILNSLCDMFGLLDPVKQALDLRRSQNEGNKVNNGADVLDEIVENQKKQSCNKSAPCRNSSSKHLRPHGQSNSRGSPSPIQTSSLIQPLSAAGLSAASYAQLAINPHLFTHFSNIAGRRHRAGADRTDRYCHGVAPEREREINEAGNRDEACRLGREGSEEEDTSGIREESAQRTGEFRDGSLVRSEELEETERLRDIEQMIIGRKASKKHKSK
- the LOC125016326 gene encoding glucocorticoid modulatory element-binding protein 1-like isoform X1, which gives rise to MSLTCVCALNCVIACLCAIWMSTRVLYPLCAQLCGEGVMAGAEVTVSSGEPVMPVKEEESANHKAQVILHLQPILHGESDDIADTGTTVLAIETHHDESKAEGEEIEYGYPITCGDSRAVLLFKKFVCPGINVRCVKFNDQLISPKQFVHLAGKATLKDWKRAIRLGGVMLRKMMDSGQIDFYQHDTVCSNTCRSTKFDVLINSTRLPSGTSVQPSLSSLAIDPAGGQVPPLAADAHNAAEVGEPLDGDKLSAEWGADPPRLANPATANGHSAKRKRPDAPDGVLKLWRGVADSGMMGEVLSTLHTELITTFRGVELRCEKANLQETDAIILNSLCDMFGLLDPVKQALDLRRSQNEGNKVNNGADVLDEIVENQKKQSCNKSAPCRNSSSKHLRPHGQSNSRGSPSPIQTSSLIQPLSAAGLSAASYAQLAINPHLFTHFSNIAGRRHRAGADRTDRYCHGVAPEREREINEAGNRDEACRLGREGSEEEDTSGIREESAQRTGEFRDGSLVRSEELEETERLRDIEQMIIGRKASKKHKRTGESVIKKWH
- the LOC125016326 gene encoding glucocorticoid modulatory element-binding protein 1-like isoform X2, with product MSLTCVCALNCVIACLCAIWMSTRVLYPLCAQLCGEGVMAGAEVTVSSGEPVMPVKEEESANHKAQVILHLQPILHGESDDIADTGTTVLAIETHHDESKAEGEEIEYGYPITCGDSRAVLLFKKFVCPGINVRCVKFNDQLISPKQFVHLAGKATLKDWKRAIRLGGVMLRKMMDSGQIDFYQHDTVCSNTCRSTKFDVLINSTRLPSGTSVQPSLSSLAIDPAGGQVPPLADAHNAAEVGEPLDGDKLSAEWGADPPRLANPATANGHSAKRKRPDAPDGVLKLWRGVADSGMMGEVLSTLHTELITTFRGVELRCEKANLQETDAIILNSLCDMFGLLDPVKQALDLRRSQNEGNKVNNGADVLDEIVENQKKQSCNKSAPCRNSSSKHLRPHGQSNSRGSPSPIQTSSLIQPLSAAGLSAASYAQLAINPHLFTHFSNIAGRRHRAGADRTDRYCHGVAPEREREINEAGNRDEACRLGREGSEEEDTSGIREESAQRTGEFRDGSLVRSEELEETERLRDIEQMIIGRKASKKHKRTGESVIKKWH
- the LOC125016326 gene encoding glucocorticoid modulatory element-binding protein 1-like isoform X4 — its product is MAGAEVTVSSGEPVMPVKEEESANHKAQVILHLQPILHGESDDIADTGTTVLAIETHHDESKAEGEEIEYGYPITCGDSRAVLLFKKFVCPGINVRCVKFNDQLISPKQFVHLAGKATLKDWKRAIRLGGVMLRKMMDSGQIDFYQHDTVCSNTCRSTKFDVLINSTRLPSGTSVQPSLSSLAIDPAGGQVPPLAADAHNAAEVGEPLDGDKLSAEWGADPPRLANPATANGHSAKRKRPDAPDGVLKLWRGVADSGMMGEVLSTLHTELITTFRGVELRCEKANLQETDAIILNSLCDMFGLLDPVKQALDLRRSQNEGNKVNNGADVLDEIVENQKKQSCNKSAPCRNSSSKHLRPHGQSNSRGSPSPIQTSSLIQPLSAAGLSAASYAQLAINPHLFTHFSNIAGRRHRAGADRTDRYCHGVAPEREREINEAGNRDEACRLGREGSEEEDTSGIREESAQRTGEFRDGSLVRSEELEETERLRDIEQMIIGRKASKKHKRTGESVIKKWH